One Orrella dioscoreae genomic window carries:
- a CDS encoding sensor domain-containing protein: MPLSTPLVVHHDAQRAALERVMAIAEFTPEGVLKHANPNYLRLFGYDAENAAGLPHQRFCTDAYAQSSEYAAFWRHLRDGLSHSGPVERVRHDGASCWLEATYTPVLDEAGKVLQILKIATDITERFHAERARQQHMERLALVADASDSAVIISDAASAIVYVNAGFSRMFGWRVEEVVGLRPIPLLSRSKDEATERVYQEALRGGHSLEGEELVHGKDGQRYWAKIISNPVSDAQGCWQLTVTILTDITRAKMYEVLQQRALEAMARERPLGEVLEGICEEVERIAPEVTASILEVDAHGRLRPLAAPNLPRALSTQLDGVEIGPCVGSCGTAAWRNEAVRADDIASDPLWQDYSHLVLPLGYRGCWSTPVRNSQGRVIGTFAFYFSKTGSPSSVTFHQQLVEACTHLCALAMEREQGRQRIRQLAFYDSLTGLPNRRLTQAKAEQAITAANRDGTQLAVLFIDLDRFKQVNDSLGHPAGDELLQQSAKRLAGLMGPSDTLGRQSGDEFVVVLSGRDAVSANDAVRRIQAVLSEPFCVAGTTLSITCSVGIAMYPASARDMDTLLQQADIAMYQAKKRGRGSLSFFSAEMDQLAQERLMLEGALRLAIQSGQLHLQYQPQVALESGELYGVEALARWTHPVLGTISPARFIPLAEECGLIADLGLWAIREACRQLSAWRAKGLAVPAISVNLSPTSFHNLALPQMVADTLRLHRLDAKDLTLELTENILLDTNPYTMKTISALSEQGIRLSMDDFGTGYSSLSYLRRLPVSELKLDQSFVADLEQDPAARALSNAILGIGQSLRLTVVAEGVETDGQTRILRAQGYPVAQGYLFSRPLSPQDMETWMTSALPTTDGTANGGAGPPPAGT; this comes from the coding sequence CGCGGCATTCTGGCGGCACCTGCGTGACGGACTCTCGCACTCGGGCCCGGTCGAGCGGGTGCGGCACGACGGGGCCAGCTGCTGGCTGGAGGCGACGTACACGCCGGTCCTCGACGAGGCCGGCAAGGTCCTGCAGATTCTCAAGATCGCCACGGACATCACCGAGCGTTTCCATGCGGAACGCGCGCGCCAGCAGCATATGGAACGCCTGGCGCTGGTGGCCGACGCGAGCGACTCGGCCGTGATCATCAGCGACGCGGCGTCGGCCATCGTGTACGTCAACGCGGGATTCAGCCGCATGTTCGGCTGGCGCGTCGAAGAAGTCGTCGGCCTGCGCCCGATTCCCCTGCTGAGCCGCAGCAAGGACGAGGCCACGGAGCGCGTCTACCAGGAGGCGCTGCGCGGGGGCCACTCGCTGGAAGGAGAGGAACTCGTCCACGGCAAGGACGGCCAGCGATACTGGGCGAAGATCATCAGCAATCCGGTCTCGGACGCGCAAGGCTGCTGGCAACTGACCGTCACCATCCTCACCGACATCACGCGCGCCAAGATGTATGAGGTGCTCCAGCAGCGCGCACTGGAGGCCATGGCGCGGGAACGCCCGCTGGGCGAGGTCCTGGAAGGCATCTGCGAGGAAGTCGAGCGCATCGCGCCGGAGGTCACTGCCTCCATCCTCGAGGTGGACGCACACGGCAGGCTGCGCCCGCTGGCGGCGCCGAATCTTCCACGCGCGCTCAGCACGCAGCTCGACGGCGTCGAGATCGGGCCGTGCGTGGGCTCCTGCGGCACGGCCGCCTGGCGCAACGAGGCCGTGCGGGCCGACGACATCGCCAGCGACCCGCTCTGGCAGGACTACAGCCATCTGGTGCTGCCGCTGGGATACCGAGGCTGCTGGTCGACGCCCGTGCGCAACAGCCAGGGCCGCGTCATCGGCACCTTCGCCTTTTATTTCAGCAAGACGGGCAGTCCAAGCTCGGTCACGTTCCACCAGCAATTGGTGGAGGCGTGCACGCATCTGTGCGCCCTGGCGATGGAGCGCGAGCAGGGCAGGCAACGCATCCGCCAGCTGGCCTTCTATGACTCGCTGACGGGGCTGCCCAACCGCAGGCTGACGCAGGCCAAGGCCGAGCAGGCCATCACCGCGGCCAACCGCGACGGCACGCAGCTGGCGGTGCTGTTCATCGATCTGGATCGCTTCAAGCAGGTCAACGATTCGCTCGGCCATCCGGCCGGCGACGAGCTGCTGCAGCAAAGCGCCAAGCGGCTGGCGGGCCTGATGGGCCCCTCGGACACGCTTGGCCGCCAATCCGGGGACGAGTTCGTGGTGGTCCTGTCCGGCCGCGACGCGGTGTCCGCCAACGATGCCGTCAGGCGTATCCAGGCCGTCCTCTCGGAACCCTTCTGCGTCGCCGGCACCACCCTGTCCATCACCTGCAGCGTGGGCATCGCCATGTATCCCGCCAGCGCGCGGGACATGGACACCCTGCTTCAACAGGCGGACATCGCCATGTACCAGGCAAAGAAGCGCGGGCGCGGCAGCCTGAGCTTCTTCAGCGCCGAGATGGACCAGCTGGCGCAGGAACGCCTGATGCTGGAAGGCGCGTTGCGCCTGGCAATCCAGTCCGGCCAGTTGCATCTGCAATACCAGCCGCAGGTCGCGCTCGAGAGCGGCGAACTGTATGGCGTCGAGGCATTGGCGCGCTGGACGCATCCCGTCCTGGGCACGATCTCGCCCGCGCGCTTCATTCCCCTGGCGGAGGAATGCGGACTGATCGCCGACCTCGGCTTGTGGGCGATACGCGAAGCATGCCGCCAGCTTTCCGCATGGCGGGCGAAAGGACTCGCGGTCCCCGCCATTTCGGTGAACCTGTCACCCACCAGTTTCCACAATCTGGCCTTGCCCCAGATGGTTGCGGACACCCTGCGCCTCCATCGCCTGGATGCCAAGGACCTGACGCTGGAGCTGACGGAAAACATCCTCCTCGACACCAACCCGTACACCATGAAGACGATCTCGGCGCTGTCCGAGCAGGGCATACGCCTGTCGATGGACGATTTCGGCACGGGTTACTCCAGCCTCAGCTACCTGCGGCGCCTGCCGGTGTCGGAACTGAAGCTGGACCAGAGTTTCGTCGCGGACCTGGAGCAGGATCCGGCCGCGCGGGCGCTGAGCAACGCCATCCTGGGCATCGGCCAGAGCCTGCGCCTGACCGTGGTGGCGGAAGGCGTCGAGACCGATGGCCAGACGCGCATCCTGCGTGCGCAGGGCTACCCCGTGGCGCAAGGCTACCTGTTCTCCCGGCCCCTCTCTCCCCAGGACATGGAGACCTGGATGACCTCCGCCCTCCCGACGACCGATGGGACGGCGAACGGCGGCGCGGGGCCTCCCCCGGCCGGGACCTGA
- a CDS encoding methyl-accepting chemotaxis protein, with product MKNLPIRIGILLVLALMSLALWSAIGANWFNARSADQGFEDFYRISSERIQPAKDLQNAFTANRLWMAVAHRNFLQGDTASVVAALDRAAEALKVVSAVNEKNKDSAGNNAWPEVTRLAEQYGSLLSQYTELSTSAAAGLLRGDESIYLANIDRRGQLSTQADEVVVEFFRLMDQASLEVLAEAQDRLQLAGTITVALLVLSLLVIPACWLYLSRHVMRPLRDAGQAVARIASGDLTQRIEVDSRNEIGQLLAALRQMQDSLGRVVSQVLHGVDEINTGAAEIAQGNHDLSRRTEEQAASLEETAASMEELASTVRQNADNARQADQLASTSMDVASRGGNVVSEVVTTMDDISESSNRIAEIVSVIDGIAFQTNILALNAAVEAARAGEQGKGFAVVAGEVRSLAQRSAQAAKEIKSLIEESASRVQVGSSQVQRAGQTMRDIVDAVKRVTDIMAEIAAASQEQSTGIEQVNHAITQMDAVTQQNAALVEESAAAASSLEEQARQLRQAVSVFKVSDAAAVVQAPSLRHDAVLLPA from the coding sequence ATGAAGAACCTGCCCATACGGATCGGCATATTGCTGGTGCTGGCATTGATGTCCCTGGCGCTGTGGTCGGCCATCGGCGCGAACTGGTTTAACGCCAGGTCGGCAGACCAGGGTTTCGAGGATTTCTACCGCATTTCCAGCGAGCGGATACAACCCGCCAAGGATCTGCAGAACGCCTTCACGGCCAACCGCCTGTGGATGGCCGTGGCCCACCGCAACTTCCTGCAGGGCGATACGGCCAGCGTCGTTGCCGCCCTGGACCGCGCCGCGGAGGCCTTGAAGGTCGTGAGCGCCGTCAACGAGAAGAACAAGGACAGCGCCGGCAACAACGCGTGGCCGGAAGTGACGCGACTGGCCGAACAGTACGGCAGCCTGCTGTCCCAATACACCGAGCTGTCTACCTCCGCCGCAGCGGGCCTGCTGCGCGGGGACGAGAGCATCTATCTGGCCAATATCGACCGGCGCGGGCAACTGAGCACGCAGGCCGACGAGGTGGTGGTGGAATTCTTCAGGCTCATGGACCAGGCGAGCCTCGAAGTGCTGGCCGAAGCACAGGACAGGCTGCAACTGGCCGGCACCATCACGGTGGCCCTGCTCGTTCTGAGCCTGCTTGTCATCCCGGCATGCTGGTTGTATCTCTCGCGCCATGTGATGCGCCCCTTGCGCGACGCCGGCCAGGCCGTGGCACGAATCGCGTCGGGAGATCTGACCCAACGCATCGAGGTCGACTCACGCAACGAGATCGGCCAGTTGCTGGCGGCGCTGCGCCAGATGCAGGACAGCCTGGGGCGCGTCGTCTCCCAGGTGCTGCATGGCGTCGACGAGATCAACACGGGAGCCGCCGAAATCGCGCAAGGCAATCATGACCTGAGCCGTCGGACGGAAGAGCAGGCCGCCTCGCTGGAGGAAACCGCCGCCAGCATGGAAGAGCTCGCTTCCACCGTCCGCCAGAACGCCGACAACGCCCGCCAGGCGGACCAGCTCGCCTCGACCAGCATGGACGTGGCCAGCCGCGGCGGCAACGTCGTGTCGGAAGTCGTGACGACGATGGACGACATCTCCGAAAGCTCCAACCGGATCGCGGAAATCGTCAGCGTCATCGACGGCATCGCGTTCCAGACGAACATCCTCGCCCTGAACGCCGCGGTGGAAGCGGCGCGCGCAGGCGAACAGGGCAAAGGCTTCGCCGTCGTGGCGGGCGAGGTCCGTTCGCTCGCCCAGCGCAGCGCCCAGGCAGCCAAGGAGATCAAGAGTCTCATCGAAGAGTCCGCCAGCCGGGTCCAGGTGGGGTCGAGCCAGGTGCAACGCGCAGGCCAGACCATGCGCGACATCGTGGATGCGGTAAAGCGCGTCACCGACATCATGGCCGAGATCGCCGCGGCGTCGCAGGAGCAGAGCACCGGCATCGAGCAGGTCAACCACGCCATCACCCAGATGGACGCCGTGACCCAGCAAAACGCGGCACTGGTCGAGGAGTCCGCGGCCGCCGCCAGCTCACTGGAAGAGCAGGCGCGCCAACTGCGCCAGGCCGTGTCGGTGTTCAAGGTCAGCGACGCGGCCGCGGTGGTGCAGGCGCCCAGCCTGCGCCACGACGCCGTCCTGCTGCCCGCTTGA
- a CDS encoding LuxR C-terminal-related transcriptional regulator, which produces MSLRELAADLALPAPVLLVEDDPLVRRRLEGLLLQLGYAGEALVFADSLATARACLANQPIALALVDLGLPDGSGIDLIADLRATDPGLGILVISAWSTQDAILAALRAGATGYVVKERDDLEVALALRSVLRGGAPIDPFIARRIIEELHPGATEQEASPPEGRLSPREHQILRLVAEGLGNREIAEQIFLSRYTVECHIKHIYRKLAVNSRTRAVHAARTRGLLE; this is translated from the coding sequence ATGTCCTTGCGCGAACTCGCCGCCGACCTTGCCCTGCCCGCCCCCGTCCTGCTGGTGGAGGACGACCCCTTGGTGCGCCGCCGGCTGGAAGGCCTGCTGCTGCAACTGGGTTACGCCGGCGAAGCCCTGGTCTTCGCCGACTCGCTGGCCACGGCGCGCGCCTGCCTGGCCAACCAGCCCATCGCGCTGGCGCTGGTGGACCTGGGCCTGCCCGATGGCAGCGGCATCGATCTCATCGCCGACCTGCGCGCCACCGATCCCGGCCTGGGTATCCTGGTGATATCCGCCTGGAGCACGCAGGACGCCATCCTGGCCGCCTTGCGTGCGGGCGCTACCGGCTATGTGGTGAAGGAACGCGACGACCTGGAAGTCGCCCTGGCCCTGCGCAGCGTGCTGCGGGGCGGCGCCCCCATCGATCCCTTCATCGCCCGCCGCATCATCGAGGAACTGCACCCCGGCGCGACGGAACAGGAGGCCAGCCCGCCCGAAGGACGCCTGAGCCCGCGCGAACACCAGATCCTGCGACTGGTCGCCGAAGGGCTGGGCAACCGGGAAATCGCCGAGCAGATCTTCCTGTCGCGCTATACCGTCGAGTGCCACATCAAGCACATCTACCGCAAGCTCGCCGTCAACTCGCGCACACGGGCGGTGCACGCGGCGCGCACCCGTGGGCTGCTGGAGTGA
- a CDS encoding sensor histidine kinase: MPATAAWANPAEAPAQSGCVARILAVHTAADVPGGHRAITTWQKVTLPDDWLRRRPGEGGSVWYRISWDRDCPGDRDNAIALVLQSIVLAGQVYVNDTLLWQDAHQTEPLSRSWNMPRYWLLPEAWLLPGVNTLWIRATSVAGQSLGLGPVHLGAPQAMQQRYDTLWWQNRTLILINIIVSGVMAALFFCIWVVRREQTAYGWYALMSLFWGLFIVNVLLTEPLPLVGTPGMARLNTIALLLSVACFCLFTWRFSDQRLPRTERGLWLLTGGLVVLQLAAPDALAGKAQLLGLVVASTLFVLNGMTFLAHALRTRSREHGLLAACLLALVITNIHDLLAILSIIPSRPPLSPYTSIVITLSLSGILGLRHAHNVQRIARFNEELADNVARARTELADTLAREHALELSHTRLQDRLRIAHDLHDGVGGSLVHMMASVELGEESLARARVLSMLKLLRDDLRQAIDNDASAGVDAPATPQAWIAPVRYRYTQLFDALDMAVTWQVAAQWQARPSALQCLALTRFLEEALTNVIKHSHARQVRVWLEMPAHAVLVLGIEDDGTGFDVAAVRQAGISVGMNSMHTRIARVGGTLEVDARPGRTTLAARVSL; this comes from the coding sequence ATGCCTGCCACCGCCGCCTGGGCCAACCCCGCCGAAGCACCGGCGCAATCGGGCTGCGTGGCACGCATCCTGGCCGTTCACACGGCCGCCGATGTTCCCGGCGGCCATCGTGCCATCACCACCTGGCAAAAGGTCACACTGCCGGATGACTGGCTCCGACGCCGCCCCGGCGAGGGCGGATCGGTGTGGTACCGCATAAGCTGGGACCGCGACTGCCCTGGCGACCGGGACAACGCCATTGCCCTGGTGCTGCAATCGATCGTGCTGGCGGGCCAGGTGTATGTCAACGACACCCTGCTGTGGCAGGACGCGCATCAGACCGAACCCCTGTCGCGCAGCTGGAACATGCCCCGCTACTGGCTGCTGCCCGAAGCCTGGCTGCTGCCCGGGGTGAATACGCTGTGGATCCGGGCAACGAGCGTGGCCGGCCAGTCGCTGGGACTCGGGCCCGTCCATCTGGGCGCCCCCCAGGCAATGCAGCAACGCTACGACACGCTGTGGTGGCAGAACCGCACGCTCATCCTCATCAACATCATCGTCTCCGGCGTGATGGCGGCCCTGTTCTTCTGCATCTGGGTCGTCAGGCGGGAACAGACGGCGTATGGCTGGTATGCGCTCATGTCCCTGTTCTGGGGACTGTTCATCGTCAATGTGCTGCTCACCGAGCCCTTGCCACTCGTGGGGACGCCCGGGATGGCCAGGCTCAACACCATTGCGCTGCTGCTGTCCGTTGCCTGCTTCTGCCTGTTCACCTGGCGTTTCAGCGACCAGCGTCTGCCTCGCACCGAACGTGGCCTCTGGCTGCTGACCGGCGGCCTGGTGGTGCTCCAACTCGCGGCGCCGGACGCGCTGGCCGGCAAGGCCCAATTACTGGGACTGGTGGTTGCCAGCACCCTCTTCGTCCTCAACGGCATGACGTTCCTGGCGCACGCGTTGCGCACCCGGTCACGTGAACACGGCTTGCTGGCTGCCTGCCTGCTGGCGCTGGTCATCACCAATATCCATGACCTGCTCGCCATTCTCTCGATCATCCCCAGCAGGCCACCCCTTTCGCCCTACACCAGCATCGTCATCACCCTTTCCCTGTCAGGCATCCTGGGCTTGCGCCACGCGCACAACGTGCAGCGCATCGCCCGCTTCAACGAGGAGCTTGCCGACAACGTCGCGCGGGCGCGCACCGAGCTGGCCGACACGCTGGCGCGGGAGCATGCACTGGAACTGAGCCACACCCGCCTGCAGGACCGCCTGCGCATCGCCCATGACCTGCACGACGGCGTGGGCGGATCGCTGGTGCACATGATGGCGTCGGTGGAGTTGGGAGAAGAGTCGCTGGCGCGCGCGCGCGTGCTGTCGATGCTGAAGCTGCTGCGCGACGACCTGCGCCAGGCCATCGACAATGACGCCAGCGCGGGCGTCGACGCGCCCGCCACGCCACAGGCGTGGATCGCGCCGGTGCGTTATCGCTATACGCAATTGTTCGATGCGCTGGACATGGCGGTGACGTGGCAGGTTGCGGCGCAATGGCAGGCGCGCCCCTCGGCGCTGCAATGCCTGGCGCTCACGCGCTTCCTGGAAGAGGCCCTGACCAACGTGATCAAGCACAGCCATGCCCGGCAGGTTCGGGTGTGGCTCGAAATGCCCGCGCACGCCGTGCTGGTGCTGGGCATCGAGGACGACGGCACCGGCTTCGATGTGGCGGCAGTGCGCCAGGCCGGCATCAGCGTGGGCATGAACAGCATGCACACGCGCATCGCGCGCGTGGGCGGGACGCTGGAAGTGGACGCGCGGCCAGGCAGGACGACCCTGGCCGCGCGCGTGTCCTTATGA
- the azu gene encoding azurin encodes MRRIAAAALLFACSTPLWAAQCEQVIESNDAMQFNVKDVTVDKSCKTFTVTLKHTGKLPRNAMGHNWVLTKQSDMQGAATAGIAAGLNNDYVKQGDERVLAHTKVIGGGETATVTVDVAKLKAGETYAYFCSFPGHWAIMKGTLKLGS; translated from the coding sequence ATGCGCAGAATCGCCGCCGCCGCCTTGCTGTTCGCCTGCTCGACCCCCCTCTGGGCCGCCCAGTGCGAGCAAGTGATCGAAAGCAATGACGCGATGCAGTTCAACGTCAAGGACGTCACGGTCGACAAGTCGTGCAAGACCTTCACCGTGACCCTCAAGCACACTGGCAAGCTGCCGCGTAACGCGATGGGCCACAACTGGGTGCTGACCAAGCAGTCCGACATGCAGGGCGCCGCCACGGCCGGCATTGCCGCCGGCCTGAACAATGACTACGTGAAGCAGGGCGACGAGCGTGTGCTGGCGCACACCAAGGTCATCGGTGGCGGCGAAACCGCCACGGTCACCGTCGACGTGGCCAAGCTGAAGGCAGGCGAAACCTATGCCTACTTCTGCTCCTTCCCCGGCCACTGGGCCATCATGAAGGGCACGCTGAAGCTGGGTTCATAA
- the dcd gene encoding dCTP deaminase, protein MSIKSDRWIRRAAEAGMIEPFEAGQVRANAGGKIVSYGTSSYGYDVRCADEFKIFTNINSTIVDPKRFDEKSFVDFKGDVCIIPPNSFALARTVEYFRIPRSVLTICLGKSTYARCGIIVNVTPLEPEWEGHVTLEFSNTTPLPAKIYAGEGCAQMLFLESDEICETSYRDRGGKYQGQTGVTLPRT, encoded by the coding sequence ATGTCCATCAAAAGCGACCGCTGGATCCGCCGCGCTGCCGAAGCCGGCATGATCGAACCCTTCGAAGCGGGCCAGGTCCGCGCCAACGCGGGCGGCAAGATCGTGAGCTACGGCACCAGCAGCTACGGCTACGACGTCCGTTGCGCCGACGAGTTCAAGATCTTCACCAACATCAATTCCACCATCGTGGATCCCAAGCGTTTCGACGAGAAATCCTTCGTCGATTTCAAGGGTGATGTCTGCATCATTCCGCCGAACTCCTTCGCGCTGGCCCGCACGGTGGAATATTTCCGCATTCCGCGCAGCGTGCTGACCATCTGCCTGGGCAAGAGCACCTATGCCCGTTGCGGCATCATCGTGAACGTCACGCCGCTCGAGCCCGAGTGGGAAGGCCATGTGACACTGGAGTTCTCGAACACCACGCCGTTGCCGGCCAAGATCTACGCGGGCGAAGGCTGCGCGCAGATGCTGTTCCTGGAAAGCGACGAGATCTGCGAAACGTCGTATCGCGACCGTGGCGGCAAATACCAGGGCCAGACCGGCGTCACGCTGCCGCGCACCTGA